A window of Pedobacter lusitanus contains these coding sequences:
- a CDS encoding response regulator, producing MNKDKVSTDAIKVGVIDDSEIVRRLITIFLLNRTAPAFEVVFELDTLNQADHINTLETSPDIILLDIDMPGIKGYDGIPLLQKRFPDCAIIMFTDLDDDDLIMKCIRQGARGYLKKDSIGYEMIEGIVSVVNGGSYISPRLTRKLFSHLQFKNNVFAKLSKREQEIAEGILDGLSYKLIAYKLGLPIDTVRDHIKRVYRKLHINSRGELAALIRI from the coding sequence ATGAATAAAGACAAAGTATCTACCGATGCTATAAAAGTCGGGGTTATTGATGATAGCGAAATAGTCAGAAGGTTAATAACTATATTTCTATTGAACCGCACTGCTCCTGCATTCGAAGTGGTTTTTGAATTGGACACTTTAAATCAGGCTGATCATATAAACACTCTGGAAACATCTCCCGACATTATCTTACTTGATATAGATATGCCGGGTATTAAAGGATATGACGGTATCCCATTACTGCAAAAGCGCTTTCCTGATTGCGCAATAATTATGTTTACGGATCTGGATGATGATGATCTGATTATGAAATGTATCCGGCAGGGCGCCAGGGGCTATTTAAAAAAGGACTCCATAGGTTATGAAATGATAGAAGGCATTGTGAGTGTAGTGAACGGAGGTTCTTATATTTCCCCACGGCTGACCAGGAAGTTATTCAGCCATTTACAATTTAAGAATAATGTATTTGCCAAATTATCAAAACGGGAACAGGAAATCGCCGAAGGTATTCTGGATGGTTTGAGTTATAAATTGATTGCCTATAAACTGGGCTTACCTATTGATACTGTAAGAGATCATATAAAAAGAGTGTACAGAAAGCTTCACATTAACAGCAGAGGCGAACTGGCAGCACTAATCAGGATCTGA
- a CDS encoding peptidase M61 → MKKYFIQFLLLVTAGSAFAQKNSPNYQYSLNLNNVTNDKLQVTLLTPKLKGSETVFHLPKMVPGTYAIADYGRYISDLKAFDQKGNQLKTDRTDSNSWKISGADQLTKITYLVDDSWDSPEIKGEEIFQPAGTNIDKDKVYVINNFGFFGYFDGQKNIPFEITITKPAEFYGSTSLKANHINATTDRYAVPDYYSLADAPMMYNKPDTTVLNIGGTEVLISLYSPNQKATSAVIAQELKKTLEAQKEYLGGKLPVDKYAFIIALTDNTQIKSYGALEHSYSSFYFLPEGFIPKKLAETIKNTGSHEFFHIVTPLSIHSHEIGEFDYDKPKMSEHLWMYEGLTEYAAHHMQVKYGLIDFNKYLEVQTDKLDNAMRYNDTLAFTKMSKGVLDTYESQYGNVYAKGALIGLCLDIKLRQLSNGKYGTQNLMADLSKTYGKTKSFNDDELFATITKLTYPEIGEFLNTYVAGTKKLPYKEIFAAIGVDFEPVVTVKKAGMGKMGMGFNGQRLFVADIKGMDDFGRKMGYQKGDELISINGKNIPDVSEIQQFLNNLLENMKEGDKLTVVVSRKDSNGKATEVTLSQPVEVHEEKKYNVLKEFPVQSDEQKALRKAWLNIN, encoded by the coding sequence ATGAAAAAGTACTTCATTCAATTTTTACTTCTGGTAACCGCTGGTTCAGCTTTTGCACAGAAAAACAGCCCGAATTATCAGTATAGTCTGAACTTAAATAACGTTACCAATGATAAACTGCAGGTAACGCTGCTTACTCCCAAACTGAAAGGCAGTGAAACTGTTTTTCATCTGCCCAAAATGGTTCCGGGCACTTATGCGATTGCTGATTATGGCCGTTATATCTCAGATCTTAAAGCTTTTGATCAGAAAGGAAACCAGTTAAAAACTGATAGAACGGATTCAAATTCCTGGAAAATTTCCGGTGCGGATCAACTGACAAAAATAACTTACCTGGTTGATGACAGCTGGGACAGTCCTGAAATTAAAGGGGAAGAAATTTTTCAGCCTGCAGGAACCAATATAGATAAGGATAAAGTATATGTGATTAATAACTTTGGTTTCTTTGGTTATTTTGATGGCCAGAAAAACATCCCTTTTGAAATTACGATCACCAAACCAGCTGAATTTTATGGTTCTACGTCATTGAAGGCAAATCATATCAACGCAACTACTGATCGTTATGCTGTTCCGGATTATTATAGCCTTGCAGATGCACCAATGATGTATAATAAGCCTGATACTACGGTTTTGAATATCGGAGGTACAGAAGTCCTGATTTCTCTTTATTCTCCTAATCAAAAAGCGACTTCTGCAGTTATCGCTCAGGAACTCAAAAAAACACTGGAAGCTCAAAAAGAATATCTTGGAGGGAAATTACCTGTTGACAAGTATGCCTTTATTATAGCTTTAACAGATAACACTCAAATCAAAAGTTATGGTGCTTTAGAGCATTCTTATTCATCTTTCTATTTTCTGCCCGAAGGATTTATTCCGAAAAAATTGGCAGAGACTATTAAGAACACCGGGTCTCATGAATTTTTCCATATCGTAACGCCACTAAGCATCCACAGTCACGAAATCGGGGAATTTGACTATGATAAGCCCAAAATGTCTGAACATTTATGGATGTATGAAGGCTTAACGGAATATGCTGCCCATCATATGCAGGTAAAGTACGGATTAATAGATTTCAATAAATATCTTGAAGTTCAGACTGATAAGCTAGACAATGCAATGCGCTATAATGATACGCTGGCTTTCACCAAAATGTCTAAAGGTGTTCTGGATACTTACGAAAGCCAGTACGGAAACGTTTACGCAAAGGGCGCATTAATCGGTCTTTGTCTTGACATCAAACTCAGACAATTATCCAACGGAAAATACGGAACGCAAAACCTGATGGCCGATCTGTCAAAAACCTACGGAAAAACAAAGTCATTTAATGATGATGAACTGTTTGCAACCATTACCAAACTGACTTACCCTGAAATCGGGGAATTCCTGAATACTTATGTTGCCGGAACAAAAAAACTGCCTTATAAAGAAATATTTGCAGCCATAGGTGTAGATTTTGAACCTGTTGTAACCGTTAAAAAAGCTGGTATGGGTAAAATGGGTATGGGATTTAATGGCCAGAGATTATTTGTTGCAGATATCAAAGGAATGGATGATTTTGGCAGGAAAATGGGCTATCAGAAAGGTGATGAGCTGATCAGCATCAATGGAAAAAACATACCTGATGTCTCAGAAATACAACAGTTTCTGAATAATCTGCTTGAGAACATGAAAGAAGGTGACAAACTAACTGTCGTGGTTTCCAGAAAGGACAGCAATGGCAAAGCAACTGAAGTTACCTTAAGCCAGCCGGTTGAAGTTCATGAGGAGAAAAAATATAATGTGCTGAAAGAATTCCCGGTACAGTCAGATGAACAAAAAGCATTGAGAAAAGCTTGGTTAAATATTAATTAA